The Pogona vitticeps strain Pit_001003342236 chromosome 6, PviZW2.1, whole genome shotgun sequence genome contains a region encoding:
- the LOC110080287 gene encoding uncharacterized protein LOC110080287 isoform X2 yields MSTGCTVCVRGYPADLPPERVADKLTIHFLRARNGGGEIVNIEFAPETPDCAIITFEDASVAQRVLKAKRHVLSVSGENYPLEVTAYPTELNPNEVFVRVHMKIDYGCVPKGKDVLCSLFKQYKGIHFNFNPQEMTCSVKGSFTELQAFSSELLRSLRSKQRGTVSQENSRRSAGKAPGDGASPHEVAQDEKKETVGGPLSIQNSVESLVEPPEDFLLVIDSDIYLYMQRFCDKELSNILHHNQVSVVDVNSDGVTTLYLQAASDGAGGMSALLSAHLAISQLSQQLEATLRKEKISKKDLGAHGERALPGELQSLCPLLLCHEDHENFYFVGNLMDILQAKQHAEKIIATRGVSQDCQKDDPSQPSHLPVIHRQSAVPGQLKSSEESGLRNLNSPKPNGKTEHKLAAKFSSKPSLPSMSSLGTPLVRKFSGSLPADGQPPDSELQFSGVAATAIEPESLMREAMQFQKAPQGPKTDPPQATLGGAVSRFEGFTNSGFKKSLSLHVDSSVFRSLDLSDTTGAADSQKSKPRLLLRRSHSLSWQKPLDSTESMAELQQLAAKDSVNHLQKEAQEELHTLQKEVSQERMTQKEKACEVESQSAEQRHANSILLAVQRGDGRLSGTQGAENLTKDLNYLFDSFSYSELGLEGPEDEVLTDLCNYLKGCLTEVLIRRDRYKLSLAYPYEAKVQILEAFNFFFNQRKASLSEQLLRSEVQQGKTVDEMLSTESQRSLQQLTENSKTSWSKSPSIPSSLDEQKLSSQIQHLLSDNVAQTLLVQDFASNREAGQSKNLSHIPDANKQGLPRKPVAEVRQRLLEKIHFEQDYSKEECSQEAERAQWSLPILPPGVDSIPLWVPGKRSPPPGEAIASDTALQTASPGRESLAGECEVCQSTPAILSCHHTLCKTCLLAGKISSPNARASAVISGTFTVATLSQSLPGYYRDPTLKLIYDIPDGVQRMGHPCPGHLYRGGRFEAYLPDNPEGRRLMVLLHKAFERGLTFQIQSCNSEERVTWGALPHKTSMEGGKARN; encoded by the exons GTCTTTGTCCGTGTCCACATGAAGATTGATTATGGATGCGTCCCCAAGGGCAAGGATGTCTTGTGCAGTCTGTTCAAGCAGTACAAAGGCATCCACTTCAACTTTAATCCCCAGGAGATGACTTGTTCTGTCAAAGGGTCCTTCACAGAGCTTCAGGCTTTCAGCTCAGAGCTGCTCAGATCCCTCAGGAGCAAGCAGAGAGGGACCGTCTCTCAAGAAAACAGCAGGAGATCTGCAGGCAAGGCTCCAGGAGATGGGGCCTCCCCCCATGAGGTGGCACAAGATGAGAAGAAGGAGACTGTTGGGGGGCCATTATCCATCCAGAACTCTGTGGAGAGTCTCGTAGAACCACCAGAGGACTTCTTGTTGGTAATAGATTCTGACATTTACCTTTACATGCAAAGGTTCTGCGATAAGGAACTCAGCAACATTTTGCACCATAACCAGGTGAGCGTGGTGGATGTAAATAGTGATGGTGTCACCACCCTCTATCTGCAGGCAGCATCGGATGGGGCTGGGGGAATGAGTGCTCTTCTGTCCGCTCACCTGGCCATTTCTCAGCTTTCTCAGCAGCTGGAGGCCACTTTGCGGAAAGAGAAGATCAGCAAAAAAGATTTGGGAGCCCATGGCGAGAGGGCCCTACCAGGGGAACTCCAGAGCCTCTGTCCACTGCTCTTGTGCCATGAGGACCAtgagaatttttattttgttgggaATTTGATGGACATTTTACAAGCCAAACAACATGCTGAAAAAATTATTGCCACAAGAGGAGTGTCTCAAGACTGTCAAAAAGACGATCCCTCCCAACCGTCCCACTTGCCAGTGATCCACAGGCAGAGTGCTGTGCCAGGCCAACTCAAATCCTCTGAAGAATCTGGATTGAGAAACCTGAATTCACCCAAGCCCAATGGCAAAACTGAACACAAACTGGCTGCCAAATTTAGCTCGAAGCCTTCCCTTCCATCCATGTCAAGCCTGGGTACTCCACTGGTACGAAAGTTCTCTGGGAGTTTGCCTGCTGACGGCCAACCTCCAGACAGTGAACTGCAGTTTTCAGGAGTGGCTGCCACTGCTATCGAACCTGAGAGCCTGATGAGGGAGGCCATGCAGTTCCAGAAAGCACCACAAGGGCCAAAAACAGATCCCCCGCAGGCCACGCTAGGAGGCGCTGTGTCAAGGTTTGAGGGCTTCACAAACTCTGGTTTCAAGAAGTCTTTGTCTCTCCATGTTGACTCCAGTGTCTTCAGATCCTTGGACCTCTCTGACACCACAGGGGCTGCAGACAGCCAAAAATCAAAACCAAGGCTCCTCCTCAGACGTTCCCATAGTCTTTCGTGGCAGAAGCCTCTGGACAGCACTGAGTCCATGGCTGAACTACAGCAGCTAGCTGCCAAGGACAGTGTGAACCATTTGCAGAAGGAAGCTCAAGAGGAGCTCCATACTCTGCAGAAAGAGGTCAGCCAGGAAAGAATGACCCAGAAGGAGAAAGCTTGTGAAGTAGAATCTCAGAGTGCTGAACAAAGACATGCTAACTCCATTTTGCTTGCAGTCCAGAGAGGTGATGGCAGACTTTCAGGCACACAAGGAGCGGAGAACCTTACAAAGGACCTTAATTACCTCTTTGACAGCTTCAGCTACTCTGAGCTAGGCTTGGAGGGACCTGAAGATGAGGTTCTGACTGATCTGTGTAACTACCTGAAAGGTTGTCTGACCGAAGTTCTCATCCGTCGAGACAGGTACAAGCTCAGCCTTGCCTACCCTTATGAAGCAAAGGTGCAGAttctggaagcatttaatttcttctttaaCCAGAGGAAGGCTTCCCTTTCTGAGCAACTCCTTCGCTCTGAGGTGCAGCAAGGGAAAACTGTGGATGAGATGTTAAGCACAGAAAGCCAGAGGAGCCTCCAGCAGCTGACGGAAAACAGCAAAACCAGCTGGTCAAAGAGCCCATCCATCCCAAGCAGCTTAGATGAACAGAAATTGTCCTCCCAGATTCAGCATTTGCTGAGTGACAATGTTGCCCAGACTCTGTTGGTGCAGGATTTTGCAAGTAACAGAGAAGCAGGACAAAGCAAGAATCTCAGTCACATCCCTGATGCCAACAAGCAAGGCCTGCCTAGAAAACCTGTTGCTGAAGTCAGACAAAGGTTGCTGGAGAAAATCCATTTTGAGCAAGACTACAGCAAGGAGGAATGCAGCCAAGAGGCAGAACGGGCCCAGTGGTCCCTGCCTATTCTGCCACCAGGTGTTGACTCAATACCACTGTGGGTGCCAGGCAAGCGCTCTCCCCCACCTGGAGAAGCTATTGCCTCAGACACAGCTCTACAAACTGCCAGCCCAGGAAGGGAGTCCCTGGCTGGAGAGTGTGAGGTTTGCCAAAGTACCCCTGCCATCCTCTCCTGTCACCACACTCTTTGCAAGACATGCTTGTTGGCAGGAAAAATCTCCTCCCCTAACGCCCGTGCTTCTGCTGTGATCTCCGGAACTTTTACAGTTGCAACCTTGTCACAGAGCCTCCCTGGTTATTACCGAGACCCAACACTCAAACTGATATATGATATTCCTGATGGGGTGCAACGA ATGGGACATCCTTGCCCAGGACATTTGTACAGAGGAGGCCGTTTTGAAGCCTACCTTCCTGACAACCCAGAGGGACGGCGGCTGATGGTGCTTCTGCACAAGGCATTTGAACGTGGCCTGACATTCCAGATTCAATCCTGCAACTCAGAGGAGAGGGTGACTTGGGGAGCTCTCCCCCATAAGACCTCCATGGAGGGGGGCAAAGCTAG AAACTGA
- the LOC110080287 gene encoding uncharacterized protein LOC110080287 isoform X5, with product MRMMVFVRVHMKIDYGCVPKGKDVLCSLFKQYKGIHFNFNPQEMTCSVKGSFTELQAFSSELLRSLRSKQRGTVSQENSRRSAGKAPGDGASPHEVAQDEKKETVGGPLSIQNSVESLVEPPEDFLLVIDSDIYLYMQRFCDKELSNILHHNQVSVVDVNSDGVTTLYLQAASDGAGGMSALLSAHLAISQLSQQLEATLRKEKISKKDLGAHGERALPGELQSLCPLLLCHEDHENFYFVGNLMDILQAKQHAEKIIATRGVSQDCQKDDPSQPSHLPVIHRQSAVPGQLKSSEESGLRNLNSPKPNGKTEHKLAAKFSSKPSLPSMSSLGTPLVRKFSGSLPADGQPPDSELQFSGVAATAIEPESLMREAMQFQKAPQGPKTDPPQATLGGAVSRFEGFTNSGFKKSLSLHVDSSVFRSLDLSDTTGAADSQKSKPRLLLRRSHSLSWQKPLDSTESMAELQQLAAKDSVNHLQKEAQEELHTLQKEVSQERMTQKEKACEVESQSAEQRHANSILLAVQRGDGRLSGTQGAENLTKDLNYLFDSFSYSELGLEGPEDEVLTDLCNYLKGCLTEVLIRRDRYKLSLAYPYEAKVQILEAFNFFFNQRKASLSEQLLRSEVQQGKTVDEMLSTESQRSLQQLTENSKTSWSKSPSIPSSLDEQKLSSQIQHLLSDNVAQTLLVQDFASNREAGQSKNLSHIPDANKQGLPRKPVAEVRQRLLEKIHFEQDYSKEECSQEAERAQWSLPILPPGVDSIPLWVPGKRSPPPGEAIASDTALQTASPGRESLAGECEVCQSTPAILSCHHTLCKTCLLAGKISSPNARASAVISGTFTVATLSQSLPGYYRDPTLKLIYDIPDGVQRMGHPCPGHLYRGGRFEAYLPDNPEGRRLMVLLHKAFERGLTFQIQSCNSEERVTWGALPHKTSMEGGKARNGYPDAQYLKNISLKLKDLGVE from the exons GTCTTTGTCCGTGTCCACATGAAGATTGATTATGGATGCGTCCCCAAGGGCAAGGATGTCTTGTGCAGTCTGTTCAAGCAGTACAAAGGCATCCACTTCAACTTTAATCCCCAGGAGATGACTTGTTCTGTCAAAGGGTCCTTCACAGAGCTTCAGGCTTTCAGCTCAGAGCTGCTCAGATCCCTCAGGAGCAAGCAGAGAGGGACCGTCTCTCAAGAAAACAGCAGGAGATCTGCAGGCAAGGCTCCAGGAGATGGGGCCTCCCCCCATGAGGTGGCACAAGATGAGAAGAAGGAGACTGTTGGGGGGCCATTATCCATCCAGAACTCTGTGGAGAGTCTCGTAGAACCACCAGAGGACTTCTTGTTGGTAATAGATTCTGACATTTACCTTTACATGCAAAGGTTCTGCGATAAGGAACTCAGCAACATTTTGCACCATAACCAGGTGAGCGTGGTGGATGTAAATAGTGATGGTGTCACCACCCTCTATCTGCAGGCAGCATCGGATGGGGCTGGGGGAATGAGTGCTCTTCTGTCCGCTCACCTGGCCATTTCTCAGCTTTCTCAGCAGCTGGAGGCCACTTTGCGGAAAGAGAAGATCAGCAAAAAAGATTTGGGAGCCCATGGCGAGAGGGCCCTACCAGGGGAACTCCAGAGCCTCTGTCCACTGCTCTTGTGCCATGAGGACCAtgagaatttttattttgttgggaATTTGATGGACATTTTACAAGCCAAACAACATGCTGAAAAAATTATTGCCACAAGAGGAGTGTCTCAAGACTGTCAAAAAGACGATCCCTCCCAACCGTCCCACTTGCCAGTGATCCACAGGCAGAGTGCTGTGCCAGGCCAACTCAAATCCTCTGAAGAATCTGGATTGAGAAACCTGAATTCACCCAAGCCCAATGGCAAAACTGAACACAAACTGGCTGCCAAATTTAGCTCGAAGCCTTCCCTTCCATCCATGTCAAGCCTGGGTACTCCACTGGTACGAAAGTTCTCTGGGAGTTTGCCTGCTGACGGCCAACCTCCAGACAGTGAACTGCAGTTTTCAGGAGTGGCTGCCACTGCTATCGAACCTGAGAGCCTGATGAGGGAGGCCATGCAGTTCCAGAAAGCACCACAAGGGCCAAAAACAGATCCCCCGCAGGCCACGCTAGGAGGCGCTGTGTCAAGGTTTGAGGGCTTCACAAACTCTGGTTTCAAGAAGTCTTTGTCTCTCCATGTTGACTCCAGTGTCTTCAGATCCTTGGACCTCTCTGACACCACAGGGGCTGCAGACAGCCAAAAATCAAAACCAAGGCTCCTCCTCAGACGTTCCCATAGTCTTTCGTGGCAGAAGCCTCTGGACAGCACTGAGTCCATGGCTGAACTACAGCAGCTAGCTGCCAAGGACAGTGTGAACCATTTGCAGAAGGAAGCTCAAGAGGAGCTCCATACTCTGCAGAAAGAGGTCAGCCAGGAAAGAATGACCCAGAAGGAGAAAGCTTGTGAAGTAGAATCTCAGAGTGCTGAACAAAGACATGCTAACTCCATTTTGCTTGCAGTCCAGAGAGGTGATGGCAGACTTTCAGGCACACAAGGAGCGGAGAACCTTACAAAGGACCTTAATTACCTCTTTGACAGCTTCAGCTACTCTGAGCTAGGCTTGGAGGGACCTGAAGATGAGGTTCTGACTGATCTGTGTAACTACCTGAAAGGTTGTCTGACCGAAGTTCTCATCCGTCGAGACAGGTACAAGCTCAGCCTTGCCTACCCTTATGAAGCAAAGGTGCAGAttctggaagcatttaatttcttctttaaCCAGAGGAAGGCTTCCCTTTCTGAGCAACTCCTTCGCTCTGAGGTGCAGCAAGGGAAAACTGTGGATGAGATGTTAAGCACAGAAAGCCAGAGGAGCCTCCAGCAGCTGACGGAAAACAGCAAAACCAGCTGGTCAAAGAGCCCATCCATCCCAAGCAGCTTAGATGAACAGAAATTGTCCTCCCAGATTCAGCATTTGCTGAGTGACAATGTTGCCCAGACTCTGTTGGTGCAGGATTTTGCAAGTAACAGAGAAGCAGGACAAAGCAAGAATCTCAGTCACATCCCTGATGCCAACAAGCAAGGCCTGCCTAGAAAACCTGTTGCTGAAGTCAGACAAAGGTTGCTGGAGAAAATCCATTTTGAGCAAGACTACAGCAAGGAGGAATGCAGCCAAGAGGCAGAACGGGCCCAGTGGTCCCTGCCTATTCTGCCACCAGGTGTTGACTCAATACCACTGTGGGTGCCAGGCAAGCGCTCTCCCCCACCTGGAGAAGCTATTGCCTCAGACACAGCTCTACAAACTGCCAGCCCAGGAAGGGAGTCCCTGGCTGGAGAGTGTGAGGTTTGCCAAAGTACCCCTGCCATCCTCTCCTGTCACCACACTCTTTGCAAGACATGCTTGTTGGCAGGAAAAATCTCCTCCCCTAACGCCCGTGCTTCTGCTGTGATCTCCGGAACTTTTACAGTTGCAACCTTGTCACAGAGCCTCCCTGGTTATTACCGAGACCCAACACTCAAACTGATATATGATATTCCTGATGGGGTGCAACGA ATGGGACATCCTTGCCCAGGACATTTGTACAGAGGAGGCCGTTTTGAAGCCTACCTTCCTGACAACCCAGAGGGACGGCGGCTGATGGTGCTTCTGCACAAGGCATTTGAACGTGGCCTGACATTCCAGATTCAATCCTGCAACTCAGAGGAGAGGGTGACTTGGGGAGCTCTCCCCCATAAGACCTCCATGGAGGGGGGCAAAGCTAG AAATGGGTACCCAGATGCTCAGTATCTCAAGAACATCAGCTTGAAACTAAAAGACCTGGGTGTTGAATGA
- the LOC110080287 gene encoding uncharacterized protein LOC110080287 isoform X6, whose translation MKIDYGCVPKGKDVLCSLFKQYKGIHFNFNPQEMTCSVKGSFTELQAFSSELLRSLRSKQRGTVSQENSRRSAGKAPGDGASPHEVAQDEKKETVGGPLSIQNSVESLVEPPEDFLLVIDSDIYLYMQRFCDKELSNILHHNQVSVVDVNSDGVTTLYLQAASDGAGGMSALLSAHLAISQLSQQLEATLRKEKISKKDLGAHGERALPGELQSLCPLLLCHEDHENFYFVGNLMDILQAKQHAEKIIATRGVSQDCQKDDPSQPSHLPVIHRQSAVPGQLKSSEESGLRNLNSPKPNGKTEHKLAAKFSSKPSLPSMSSLGTPLVRKFSGSLPADGQPPDSELQFSGVAATAIEPESLMREAMQFQKAPQGPKTDPPQATLGGAVSRFEGFTNSGFKKSLSLHVDSSVFRSLDLSDTTGAADSQKSKPRLLLRRSHSLSWQKPLDSTESMAELQQLAAKDSVNHLQKEAQEELHTLQKEVSQERMTQKEKACEVESQSAEQRHANSILLAVQRGDGRLSGTQGAENLTKDLNYLFDSFSYSELGLEGPEDEVLTDLCNYLKGCLTEVLIRRDRYKLSLAYPYEAKVQILEAFNFFFNQRKASLSEQLLRSEVQQGKTVDEMLSTESQRSLQQLTENSKTSWSKSPSIPSSLDEQKLSSQIQHLLSDNVAQTLLVQDFASNREAGQSKNLSHIPDANKQGLPRKPVAEVRQRLLEKIHFEQDYSKEECSQEAERAQWSLPILPPGVDSIPLWVPGKRSPPPGEAIASDTALQTASPGRESLAGECEVCQSTPAILSCHHTLCKTCLLAGKISSPNARASAVISGTFTVATLSQSLPGYYRDPTLKLIYDIPDGVQRMGHPCPGHLYRGGRFEAYLPDNPEGRRLMVLLHKAFERGLTFQIQSCNSEERVTWGALPHKTSMEGGKARNGYPDAQYLKNISLKLKDLGVE comes from the exons ATGAAGATTGATTATGGATGCGTCCCCAAGGGCAAGGATGTCTTGTGCAGTCTGTTCAAGCAGTACAAAGGCATCCACTTCAACTTTAATCCCCAGGAGATGACTTGTTCTGTCAAAGGGTCCTTCACAGAGCTTCAGGCTTTCAGCTCAGAGCTGCTCAGATCCCTCAGGAGCAAGCAGAGAGGGACCGTCTCTCAAGAAAACAGCAGGAGATCTGCAGGCAAGGCTCCAGGAGATGGGGCCTCCCCCCATGAGGTGGCACAAGATGAGAAGAAGGAGACTGTTGGGGGGCCATTATCCATCCAGAACTCTGTGGAGAGTCTCGTAGAACCACCAGAGGACTTCTTGTTGGTAATAGATTCTGACATTTACCTTTACATGCAAAGGTTCTGCGATAAGGAACTCAGCAACATTTTGCACCATAACCAGGTGAGCGTGGTGGATGTAAATAGTGATGGTGTCACCACCCTCTATCTGCAGGCAGCATCGGATGGGGCTGGGGGAATGAGTGCTCTTCTGTCCGCTCACCTGGCCATTTCTCAGCTTTCTCAGCAGCTGGAGGCCACTTTGCGGAAAGAGAAGATCAGCAAAAAAGATTTGGGAGCCCATGGCGAGAGGGCCCTACCAGGGGAACTCCAGAGCCTCTGTCCACTGCTCTTGTGCCATGAGGACCAtgagaatttttattttgttgggaATTTGATGGACATTTTACAAGCCAAACAACATGCTGAAAAAATTATTGCCACAAGAGGAGTGTCTCAAGACTGTCAAAAAGACGATCCCTCCCAACCGTCCCACTTGCCAGTGATCCACAGGCAGAGTGCTGTGCCAGGCCAACTCAAATCCTCTGAAGAATCTGGATTGAGAAACCTGAATTCACCCAAGCCCAATGGCAAAACTGAACACAAACTGGCTGCCAAATTTAGCTCGAAGCCTTCCCTTCCATCCATGTCAAGCCTGGGTACTCCACTGGTACGAAAGTTCTCTGGGAGTTTGCCTGCTGACGGCCAACCTCCAGACAGTGAACTGCAGTTTTCAGGAGTGGCTGCCACTGCTATCGAACCTGAGAGCCTGATGAGGGAGGCCATGCAGTTCCAGAAAGCACCACAAGGGCCAAAAACAGATCCCCCGCAGGCCACGCTAGGAGGCGCTGTGTCAAGGTTTGAGGGCTTCACAAACTCTGGTTTCAAGAAGTCTTTGTCTCTCCATGTTGACTCCAGTGTCTTCAGATCCTTGGACCTCTCTGACACCACAGGGGCTGCAGACAGCCAAAAATCAAAACCAAGGCTCCTCCTCAGACGTTCCCATAGTCTTTCGTGGCAGAAGCCTCTGGACAGCACTGAGTCCATGGCTGAACTACAGCAGCTAGCTGCCAAGGACAGTGTGAACCATTTGCAGAAGGAAGCTCAAGAGGAGCTCCATACTCTGCAGAAAGAGGTCAGCCAGGAAAGAATGACCCAGAAGGAGAAAGCTTGTGAAGTAGAATCTCAGAGTGCTGAACAAAGACATGCTAACTCCATTTTGCTTGCAGTCCAGAGAGGTGATGGCAGACTTTCAGGCACACAAGGAGCGGAGAACCTTACAAAGGACCTTAATTACCTCTTTGACAGCTTCAGCTACTCTGAGCTAGGCTTGGAGGGACCTGAAGATGAGGTTCTGACTGATCTGTGTAACTACCTGAAAGGTTGTCTGACCGAAGTTCTCATCCGTCGAGACAGGTACAAGCTCAGCCTTGCCTACCCTTATGAAGCAAAGGTGCAGAttctggaagcatttaatttcttctttaaCCAGAGGAAGGCTTCCCTTTCTGAGCAACTCCTTCGCTCTGAGGTGCAGCAAGGGAAAACTGTGGATGAGATGTTAAGCACAGAAAGCCAGAGGAGCCTCCAGCAGCTGACGGAAAACAGCAAAACCAGCTGGTCAAAGAGCCCATCCATCCCAAGCAGCTTAGATGAACAGAAATTGTCCTCCCAGATTCAGCATTTGCTGAGTGACAATGTTGCCCAGACTCTGTTGGTGCAGGATTTTGCAAGTAACAGAGAAGCAGGACAAAGCAAGAATCTCAGTCACATCCCTGATGCCAACAAGCAAGGCCTGCCTAGAAAACCTGTTGCTGAAGTCAGACAAAGGTTGCTGGAGAAAATCCATTTTGAGCAAGACTACAGCAAGGAGGAATGCAGCCAAGAGGCAGAACGGGCCCAGTGGTCCCTGCCTATTCTGCCACCAGGTGTTGACTCAATACCACTGTGGGTGCCAGGCAAGCGCTCTCCCCCACCTGGAGAAGCTATTGCCTCAGACACAGCTCTACAAACTGCCAGCCCAGGAAGGGAGTCCCTGGCTGGAGAGTGTGAGGTTTGCCAAAGTACCCCTGCCATCCTCTCCTGTCACCACACTCTTTGCAAGACATGCTTGTTGGCAGGAAAAATCTCCTCCCCTAACGCCCGTGCTTCTGCTGTGATCTCCGGAACTTTTACAGTTGCAACCTTGTCACAGAGCCTCCCTGGTTATTACCGAGACCCAACACTCAAACTGATATATGATATTCCTGATGGGGTGCAACGA ATGGGACATCCTTGCCCAGGACATTTGTACAGAGGAGGCCGTTTTGAAGCCTACCTTCCTGACAACCCAGAGGGACGGCGGCTGATGGTGCTTCTGCACAAGGCATTTGAACGTGGCCTGACATTCCAGATTCAATCCTGCAACTCAGAGGAGAGGGTGACTTGGGGAGCTCTCCCCCATAAGACCTCCATGGAGGGGGGCAAAGCTAG AAATGGGTACCCAGATGCTCAGTATCTCAAGAACATCAGCTTGAAACTAAAAGACCTGGGTGTTGAATGA